GCTGCTCGATTGGCTGGAAGAGTTTCAGGTTCCGACAATTCCGGTCATCACCAAAATAGACAAAGTCCCCCGTACCCAGCGAGCCAGACAGATCCGTCCGATTCTGGAGGCGACGGGGCTGTCTGGGGACGCCTTTACCCTCTTCTCCGCCGTCTCCAGGGAAGGGCGGGAGGAGATCTGGCAGCGGATTCAGATGGCGTTGGGGGACGTGGAGCTGGAGAGTTTCCAGGAGGGTTAGGGGGAGGAGTTTTCCCGGCTTTCACCCCATTGTCAAATGATGGTTCTGCCGCTCAGGCCCATATTCCGCTAAGCTTTCCGGACGATTCATGACTTCTTTTTCCAGAGAGACGACCCGCATCTACCTGGTGAGGCACGGACAGGTCGAAGGGTCGGAGGAGAAACGCTACAACGGCCAATCCGACGTGCGGCTGACCTCCCTGGGGCTGGCTCAGTTCGGGGCCCTGCAAAAGCGTCTCGAAGACAAGCCGATTGCCGCCGTCTACAGCAGCGATCTCTCCCGCTGTCTGGATGGGGCCCGTATCATCTCTAAACCTCACGGTCTGGTTCCGGTTGCTCTGCGGGCTTTGCGCGAGCTGGACATCGGGCATTGGCAGGGCAAGGCCTGGGACGAACTGAAGCGGCGCTACCCGGAAGAATGGCAGGCGCGGCTGAAGGATATCGTTCATTATCGGGTGCCGGGCGGGGAGAATCTGATCGACGTGCGCGGCAGGGTCGCTCCGGCCTTGCAGGAACTGGTGGAGCGCCACCGGGGGGAGGAAGTTGTCGTGGTCGGCCACGGCGGCATCAATCGGATCGTGCTGCTCGAGGCCCTGGCGGCTCCCCTGTCCGCCCTGTTTCGGTTGGAACAGAATTTCGGCTGTCTCAACATCGTCGACTATCGGCAGGATGGAGGGGCAACGGTTCAATTGGTGAACGGCTAGATTCAGGTCTGAGTCCGAGGACTTCCGGCGACTCTGGGTGTGCGAAAGAAGAGGTAAGGGCGAGCAATGAAAAAGGTTTTCGTCGTTGGAGCCGGGGTGCAGGGGGAGGAGGGTTTCAGCCGCCGGGCCCTGGAGGTGGTGCGTTCGAGCGAAGTTCTGTTCGGCAGCCCGCGGCATTTGGAGTTGTTCCCCGATTTTGCCGGAGAAAAGGTGACGATCGGCAACAACCTCGCCGAGGTTGTCGATCGTCTGAAAAACACCCATCGGCAGGCGGTAGTTCTGGCTTCCGGGGATCCCCTGTTTTTCGGCATCGGCCGCCTGCTGCTGCGCAACTTTTCTTCGGATGAACTCGAATTCGTGCCGAACGTCAGTTCCGTGCAGTATGCCTTTGCCCGGCTCAAGGAGCCCTGGGACAATGCTGTGTTCGTTTCCGCGGAAGGACGGGGGGTGGCCGGTGCCGTTGACCAGATCGTGGCCAACGACAAGACCGCGATTCTGACCGATGCGGTCAATACCCCGGCGGCCATCGCGGGAGA
The genomic region above belongs to Syntrophotaleaceae bacterium and contains:
- the cobC gene encoding alpha-ribazole phosphatase yields the protein MTSFSRETTRIYLVRHGQVEGSEEKRYNGQSDVRLTSLGLAQFGALQKRLEDKPIAAVYSSDLSRCLDGARIISKPHGLVPVALRALRELDIGHWQGKAWDELKRRYPEEWQARLKDIVHYRVPGGENLIDVRGRVAPALQELVERHRGEEVVVVGHGGINRIVLLEALAAPLSALFRLEQNFGCLNIVDYRQDGGATVQLVNG